From Juglans regia cultivar Chandler chromosome 8, Walnut 2.0, whole genome shotgun sequence, the proteins below share one genomic window:
- the LOC108980721 gene encoding kiwellin-1-like, translated as MFSAWSSLQAQTCKPSDMIRGNKAPQGQCNKENNSYCCIQGKACTIYKCSPPVSSHRKAKLTINSFEKGGDGGAPSECDNKFHPDNTPVVAQSTGWFNNKHKCLNYITIDGNGRSVKAKVVDECDSTMGCDANHDYQPPCCNNIVDASKAV; from the exons atgttttccgcc TGGTCGAGTCTTCAAGCTCAAACTTGCAAGCCTAGTGACATGATAAGGGGCAATAAGGCTCCTCAAGGACAATGTAACAAAGAGAACAACtcttattgttgcattcaaggCAAGGCTTGCACCATTTACAAGTGTTCACCACCAGTGTCTAGCCATAGAAAGGCCAAGCTAACAATCAACAGCTTTGAGAAAGGTGGCGATGGTGGTGCACCATCTGAATGTGACAATAAGTTTCACCCTGATAACACCCCAGTGGTGGCACAATCAACAGGATGGTTCAACAATAAGCATAAATGTTTGAATTATATCACCATCGATGGAAACGGTAGGAGTGTCAAGGCCAAGGTGGTTGATGAATGTGATTCTACTATGGGGTGCGATGCCAACCATGATTACCAGCCTCCATGTTGTAACAATATTGTTGATGCCTCTAAGGCTGTTTAG
- the LOC109021921 gene encoding kiwellin-1-like, with protein MKNQICSTCFALFLFLLLIKWPSVEAQTQKGAKMLLGDNPYTIYKCSPLVSSNTKAKLTINIFEKGGDGGAPSQCDNQFHPDNTPVVALSTGWFNNKYRCLNYITIHGNGRSVKAKVVDECDSTLGRNGDHDYQPPCRNNIVDASKAIWKALGVAQNDWGE; from the exons ATGAAGAACCAAATTTGTTCTACGTGCTTTGCTCTCttcttgtttcttcttcttataaAGTGGCCAAGTGTTGAAGCTCAAACACAAAAAGGGGCAAAAATGCTCCTCGGGGACAAT CCATACACCATTTACAAGTGTTCACCACTAGTGTCTAGCAATACAAAGGCCAAGCTAACAATCAACATCTTTGAGAAAGGTGGGGATGGTGGTGCACCATCTCAATGTGACAATCAGTTTCACCCTGATAACACCCCAGTGGTGGCACTATCAACTGGATGGTTCAACAATAAGTATAGATGTTTGAATTATATCACCATCCATGGAAACGGAAGGAGCGTCAAGGCTAAGGTGGTTGATGAATGTGATTCTACTCTGGGGCGTAATGGCGATCATGATTACCAGCCTCCATGTCGTAACAATATAGTTGATGCCTCTAAGGCTATTTGGAAGGCATTAGGAGTAGCACAAAATGATTGGGGTGAATAA